Proteins encoded by one window of Paenibacillus sp. DCT19:
- a CDS encoding antibiotic biosynthesis monooxygenase has protein sequence MLIQTRSMIIQKGYSDQVVERWSGPSPVVEMPGLIDFSVMVNKRNKEQEEVLVIIRWESEEAWKNWEKSDVHIKGHREKKTQEKPEYLISTTVNMYEVQTVKSGSGSFSNS, from the coding sequence ATGTTAATTCAAACTCGAAGTATGATTATACAAAAAGGATACAGCGATCAGGTCGTAGAACGATGGAGCGGTCCTTCCCCGGTTGTGGAAATGCCAGGTCTTATTGATTTCAGTGTAATGGTCAACAAGCGGAACAAAGAGCAAGAAGAAGTTCTGGTCATCATTCGCTGGGAATCAGAAGAAGCGTGGAAAAATTGGGAGAAAAGCGACGTACATATCAAGGGTCACCGTGAGAAGAAAACACAAGAAAAGCCGGAATATCTGATCAGTACTACCGTAAATATGTATGAGGTACAGACAGTTAAGTCAGGCAGCGGTTCTTTCAGTAATTCATAA